In Bacteroidales bacterium, a single genomic region encodes these proteins:
- a CDS encoding SusD/RagB family nutrient-binding outer membrane lipoprotein, with translation MKKLLILLTVLLVLGTSCGKDFLSVNEFNPNQASAVPANLILPAALNTTSRIMTLPGNYSFVYMWHGLMSVSGGYSQPVALTQYNLLNSSFQGNWNNSYVNLQNYDYIEKNSTTDRLKPYRAIAKIMKVLLYQNLVDTYGNVPYTEALRTADGILKPKYDAQQTIYEDLVLQLDAAMELIASSPADAEEVGDYDIIYHGDMSMWWKFANTLKLRILVNQSGMAGRDSYISSAIATTAHTSADYLGAGDGAMLNPGYVQSAGKMNPFWETFYKQDGSNQADGLGYYVANQDACDFLTANNDPRKLRFFQPSTAGGTTVKGNYFGATVLEPVPTTSKLGPGMLQAYNQSAPIMTDFESLFLQAEAVQRGILTGNAKALYESAVTRSIIYMGGASGNALAAQAYLTQGGKALVNFDVATNKVQTIITQKWCALNGISPMAIWTDYRRTGYPDFIHWSADPAKLNATPPVRLLYPQTEISTNNDNVLAQGDINLFTTKIFWQNR, from the coding sequence ATGAAGAAATTATTAATATTATTAACTGTACTGCTTGTATTGGGAACTTCCTGCGGGAAAGATTTTCTTTCAGTTAACGAATTCAACCCAAATCAGGCTTCTGCTGTTCCGGCTAACCTTATCCTGCCTGCAGCTCTCAATACGACTTCGCGTATTATGACTCTTCCTGGCAACTATTCTTTCGTGTATATGTGGCATGGCCTGATGTCAGTTAGCGGCGGATACTCTCAGCCGGTTGCTTTAACCCAGTATAACCTGTTGAACAGTTCTTTCCAGGGTAACTGGAACAACTCATATGTTAATCTTCAGAACTACGATTACATAGAGAAGAATTCCACAACTGATAGGCTTAAGCCTTACAGGGCAATCGCTAAAATTATGAAGGTTCTCCTTTATCAGAATCTTGTCGATACTTATGGAAACGTTCCTTATACTGAGGCTCTTCGTACAGCTGATGGAATTCTTAAGCCTAAGTATGATGCCCAGCAGACTATTTATGAGGATCTGGTTCTTCAGCTCGATGCAGCTATGGAACTCATAGCCTCATCTCCTGCTGATGCAGAAGAGGTTGGTGACTATGATATCATTTATCATGGCGACATGAGTATGTGGTGGAAATTTGCAAATACACTCAAACTCAGAATACTTGTAAACCAGTCAGGAATGGCAGGCAGAGATAGTTATATTTCTTCTGCGATTGCCACCACTGCTCATACTTCAGCTGATTATCTCGGAGCAGGAGACGGAGCAATGCTGAATCCTGGTTATGTGCAATCAGCTGGTAAGATGAACCCATTTTGGGAGACTTTCTACAAGCAGGATGGTTCAAATCAGGCAGATGGTTTAGGTTACTATGTGGCCAACCAGGACGCTTGCGATTTCCTTACAGCTAACAATGACCCCCGTAAACTAAGATTCTTCCAGCCGAGTACAGCAGGAGGAACCACAGTAAAAGGTAACTATTTCGGAGCTACTGTTCTTGAGCCGGTTCCTACTACTTCAAAACTTGGACCAGGTATGTTGCAGGCTTATAACCAGTCAGCGCCTATTATGACCGACTTTGAAAGTCTTTTCCTTCAGGCAGAAGCTGTTCAGAGAGGAATTCTGACCGGTAATGCAAAAGCACTATATGAGAGTGCAGTTACTCGTTCAATAATTTATATGGGTGGTGCATCAGGGAATGCACTTGCAGCTCAGGCTTATCTTACACAGGGAGGGAAAGCTCTTGTTAACTTTGATGTTGCCACTAATAAAGTTCAGACAATTATAACTCAGAAATGGTGTGCTCTGAATGGCATAAGCCCTATGGCTATCTGGACAGACTACAGAAGAACCGGATATCCCGATTTTATTCACTGGTCAGCGGATCCTGCAAAACTTAATGCAACTCCTCCGGTACGTCTGCTTTATCCTCAGACTGAAATAAGCACTAACAATGACAATGTGCTTGCTCAGGGAGACATTAATTTGTTTACAACAAAAATTTTCTGGCAGAACCGTTAA
- the lptC gene encoding LPS export ABC transporter periplasmic protein LptC — protein MNNRPKYNNTIKIILVLGILVAIFPSCKKKIDVIPKSDFLLYPSMTAKDFETVLLDSGQTTLIMRSPLAESYDNEKEPYTEFRFGLKVDFYDGKKYISGSVSSKYGKYYKNTNLWELKDSVVVVNEKKDMLETEVLFWDQAKDLIYTDRFVRITNEDQIVMGTGFESDSKLAKRRIRKVSATIYLKDEE, from the coding sequence ATGAATAATAGGCCCAAATACAACAACACTATTAAGATCATCTTGGTTCTGGGTATTTTAGTAGCCATATTCCCTTCATGCAAAAAGAAAATTGATGTAATACCCAAATCTGATTTTCTTCTTTACCCTTCAATGACTGCCAAGGATTTTGAAACAGTACTCCTCGATTCGGGACAAACCACTCTTATAATGCGGTCACCCCTGGCAGAATCGTACGATAATGAGAAAGAGCCATATACAGAGTTCAGGTTTGGATTAAAAGTTGACTTTTATGACGGCAAAAAGTACATCTCTGGCTCAGTATCCTCAAAATATGGCAAGTACTACAAAAATACCAACTTATGGGAGCTGAAAGACAGTGTAGTTGTTGTAAATGAAAAAAAGGATATGCTTGAAACCGAGGTGTTATTCTGGGATCAGGCTAAAGATCTTATCTATACCGACCGGTTTGTAAGAATTACAAATGAAGACCAGATAGTTATGGGAACGGGCTTTGAATCTGATTCGAAGCTTGCAAAGCGCCGCATCAGAAAAGTAAGTGCTACAATATATCTTAAAGATGAGGAATAG
- a CDS encoding HlyC/CorC family transporter encodes MSGILIILLAIILSAFFSGMEIAFIASNKLRIELDRKQGVFGSEIVKIFTDNPGQYIATMLIGNNISLVIYGLVFSSLLGPLLVPLFESDLVVLVLNTLISTAIILFVAEFLPKTIFIISPNFFLKFLSVPTLIFYFLFYPISKLTLAASNMVIRLVFRLKPGERRQENIVFSKVDLDHFVNLSNQSNKETEPHHHNIRIFQNALDFSNVKLRECMVPRTEIEAVDIMSSVEQLKEKFIATRYSRILVYQDTIDNITGYIELKDVFRNPGDIKSAIRKLAIVPETMPANRLLKLFVDERKNIALVVDEFGGTSGMVTIEDVLEEIVGDIEDEHDTIDLIEKRTGTNEYIFSGRIEIDYLNEKYDLKLPEEDDYETLAGMIMFFHGSIPRNNDVIRIRNIVIRVIRATTTRLELVNLKVE; translated from the coding sequence ATGAGCGGAATTCTAATAATACTCCTGGCAATAATTCTTTCTGCATTCTTCTCCGGCATGGAGATTGCATTTATTGCATCCAACAAGCTCAGAATAGAACTTGACAGAAAACAGGGAGTATTTGGCTCAGAAATTGTAAAAATCTTTACTGATAATCCGGGACAGTACATCGCAACAATGCTGATTGGCAACAACATCTCGCTGGTCATCTACGGACTTGTTTTTTCAAGCCTGCTTGGACCGCTTCTTGTCCCATTATTTGAATCTGACCTAGTTGTGCTTGTCTTAAACACACTTATTTCTACAGCAATAATTCTATTTGTAGCTGAGTTTCTTCCAAAAACAATATTTATTATCTCCCCGAATTTCTTCCTTAAATTTTTAAGCGTACCAACTCTGATCTTTTATTTTCTTTTTTACCCCATCAGCAAACTGACTTTGGCTGCATCAAATATGGTCATCAGGTTGGTTTTCAGACTAAAACCTGGTGAAAGGAGACAGGAAAATATTGTTTTCAGCAAAGTCGATCTCGACCATTTTGTTAATCTAAGTAACCAAAGCAATAAGGAAACAGAACCACATCATCATAATATCAGGATATTCCAGAATGCACTTGATTTTTCGAATGTGAAGTTAAGAGAGTGCATGGTACCACGTACTGAGATAGAAGCTGTGGATATTATGAGCAGCGTGGAACAGCTTAAAGAAAAATTCATAGCAACCAGGTATTCAAGGATCCTTGTCTACCAGGACACGATAGATAACATAACAGGTTATATTGAGCTTAAGGATGTATTCCGGAATCCGGGCGATATTAAGTCTGCAATCCGTAAACTTGCTATTGTTCCTGAAACGATGCCTGCTAACAGGCTTTTAAAGCTCTTTGTTGATGAGAGAAAGAATATTGCCCTCGTTGTTGATGAGTTTGGAGGGACATCAGGCATGGTGACAATTGAGGATGTACTTGAAGAAATTGTAGGTGATATAGAAGATGAACATGATACAATAGATCTTATTGAAAAGAGAACCGGAACAAATGAGTATATATTCTCAGGGAGGATTGAAATTGACTACCTTAATGAAAAGTATGATCTTAAGTTACCTGAGGAGGATGATTACGAAACCCTTGCAGGTATGATAATGTTTTTCCATGGCAGCATACCGCGCAATAATGATGTAATAAGGATCAGGAATATTGTTATCAGAGTCATTCGTGCCACAACAACAAGGCTTGAACTGGTGAATCTTAAAGTGGAATAA
- a CDS encoding SusC/RagA family TonB-linked outer membrane protein — translation MKKLFLLIVLFVFIGGYTLLAQTIVITGTVTSSVEGEGAIPGVTVTVQGTTVGAITGVDGKYSITAPQTGTTLVFSYIGMKKQEVEIAGRKVIDVVMEPDLLGLNEVVVTAFGIKRQAKELGVATAQVSDKQLTQGGVSNVVNGMTAKVSGLQINTVNNGVNPDTRITLRGNRHFLASNQALIVLDGVPVSADFLNSINPNDIGNVNVLKGASAAALYGNDASNGVLVVTTKRGGGNKPVIKISNTTTFETVSYMPKLQERFGAGSGEDTVNSDPNYTFWVGPDRNTDPRTSYENQSYGPEFNGDMVILGGRLVDGSYQMIPYSAVKDGKKKFFDTGISLQNDVSYSVGNEENSFYLSAQDVNTTGTIPNDKNRRTGVRMAGSRTSGIFHADYTLGFTQTNTDVSGGEPFQGRPVYWNVLNTPAEVDLTNYKDIENNKFANHNGYFNAYYPNPYWQLNNSRNKTRKENVLGSALISVNPAPWIDISYRAGLTYESRAINSYRNGVTYNTYMAHDPWEAGHNATGSPFVGVSADELRSSFILTGDLLVQLNKKIGDFDGKMIIGNSMYSNKYRAVGVANNSLVIPLLYNVANRLGEAGVGEVMRERNSMGLFADLTLGYKDFAFIHASARNDWDSRLTKENRSFFYPGVDGSLVLSEAIPALKDNSFLSFAKVRASWSQTGQIALDNWYATLPSFNPGAGFPYGSTAGFLLSTTLSNPLLKPELTQEIEAGFELSFIRNRFHLEVNAYQSNTKDQTIPATISLATGYASAYINAGELQTQGIETDFKLTPVLSLGDLDWNMTISYAYNTSEVLSILEGLNELPIEDVSYAIVGEQFPAIKVTDVKRDPQGRIIVDALTGYPIKDPALKHMGHGNPNHILGIVNTLNFKGLSLNIVADYRGGNVIENAVGNALDFTGTSWHSAQNGRQNFVIPNSVINTGTAAAPVYVENTNVITRNASRALWVSSDYHNVQSTYLTSAAFWKLREVALSYDVPVKNILGGVIQAAQVGIVGRNLIMLRPRSNMWTDPEFNSRAGNSNAVGYTTEDQTPPTRIYGFSVKLTF, via the coding sequence ATGAAGAAACTATTTCTGCTGATTGTTTTGTTTGTGTTTATAGGTGGCTACACTCTATTGGCACAGACAATAGTCATTACAGGTACGGTTACCTCTTCTGTTGAAGGGGAAGGTGCAATTCCTGGTGTAACGGTTACTGTACAAGGTACAACTGTTGGCGCTATAACAGGCGTAGATGGAAAGTATTCAATTACAGCACCGCAGACTGGAACAACTCTTGTTTTCTCCTATATCGGGATGAAAAAACAGGAAGTTGAAATTGCCGGCCGCAAAGTAATTGATGTTGTTATGGAACCCGATCTTTTGGGTCTAAATGAAGTTGTTGTTACAGCTTTCGGTATTAAAAGACAAGCCAAAGAGCTTGGAGTTGCAACTGCTCAGGTATCTGATAAACAGTTAACTCAGGGTGGTGTTAGTAACGTTGTTAATGGTATGACTGCAAAAGTCTCCGGATTACAGATCAATACTGTTAACAATGGAGTTAATCCTGACACAAGGATCACCTTAAGAGGAAACCGCCACTTTCTGGCAAGCAACCAGGCTTTGATAGTTCTGGATGGTGTTCCGGTAAGTGCTGATTTCCTTAACTCAATCAACCCGAACGACATTGGCAATGTTAACGTACTGAAAGGCGCGAGTGCTGCTGCTCTTTATGGTAACGATGCTTCAAACGGTGTTCTGGTCGTTACAACAAAAAGGGGTGGTGGAAACAAGCCTGTGATTAAGATTAGCAATACCACAACATTCGAAACTGTCTCCTACATGCCTAAATTACAGGAACGTTTTGGTGCTGGTTCAGGTGAAGATACAGTTAACTCAGATCCTAACTACACATTCTGGGTAGGTCCTGACAGAAACACCGACCCTCGTACATCATACGAAAACCAGAGCTACGGCCCTGAATTCAATGGTGACATGGTTATCTTAGGTGGAAGGCTTGTTGACGGTTCATACCAGATGATACCTTACAGTGCTGTTAAAGATGGTAAGAAGAAATTCTTCGATACAGGTATTTCGCTTCAGAACGATGTGTCATACTCTGTTGGAAATGAAGAGAACAGTTTTTACCTGTCTGCTCAGGATGTTAATACAACAGGAACAATTCCTAATGATAAGAACAGGAGAACCGGTGTACGTATGGCAGGTTCAAGAACTTCAGGTATCTTCCATGCTGATTATACCCTCGGTTTTACTCAGACAAATACTGATGTTTCAGGTGGTGAGCCTTTCCAGGGCAGACCGGTTTACTGGAACGTACTTAATACACCTGCTGAGGTTGATCTTACGAATTACAAAGATATCGAGAATAATAAGTTTGCTAACCACAATGGTTATTTTAATGCTTATTATCCAAATCCTTACTGGCAGCTTAATAACTCAAGGAACAAGACAAGAAAAGAAAACGTTCTTGGATCTGCTTTGATTTCTGTTAACCCTGCTCCCTGGATCGACATTTCATACCGTGCTGGTTTGACTTACGAGTCTAGAGCGATAAATTCATACAGGAATGGAGTTACATATAATACATATATGGCACACGACCCATGGGAAGCTGGTCATAATGCAACAGGATCACCATTCGTAGGAGTCTCTGCTGACGAATTAAGGTCAAGTTTCATTCTTACCGGTGACCTGCTTGTTCAGTTGAACAAGAAGATCGGTGATTTTGATGGCAAAATGATTATTGGTAATTCAATGTACTCAAATAAATACAGAGCTGTTGGTGTTGCTAATAATTCACTTGTTATACCATTACTCTACAACGTGGCAAACCGTCTGGGAGAAGCTGGAGTTGGAGAAGTGATGAGAGAGCGTAATTCAATGGGTCTGTTTGCTGACCTTACTCTTGGTTACAAAGACTTCGCATTCATACACGCTTCAGCCCGTAACGATTGGGATTCAAGGTTAACAAAAGAGAACCGTTCATTCTTCTACCCGGGTGTTGACGGTAGTTTGGTTCTTTCAGAAGCTATCCCGGCTCTTAAGGACAATTCTTTCCTGAGTTTCGCAAAGGTCCGTGCCAGTTGGTCACAAACCGGTCAGATTGCTCTTGATAACTGGTATGCAACTTTACCTTCATTCAACCCGGGAGCTGGCTTCCCATACGGATCAACTGCCGGATTCTTACTAAGCACAACATTGAGCAATCCACTTCTGAAGCCTGAACTTACACAGGAGATTGAAGCAGGTTTTGAATTAAGCTTCATCAGGAATAGATTTCATCTCGAAGTTAATGCTTATCAGTCAAACACAAAAGATCAGACAATTCCTGCAACTATCTCATTAGCAACAGGTTATGCTAGTGCGTATATCAATGCCGGCGAGCTTCAGACACAGGGTATTGAAACAGACTTCAAACTCACCCCGGTACTTAGCCTTGGTGACCTTGACTGGAATATGACGATCAGTTATGCATACAATACAAGTGAGGTATTATCAATCCTTGAAGGTTTGAATGAATTGCCTATTGAGGACGTATCTTATGCAATAGTAGGTGAACAGTTCCCTGCTATTAAAGTTACAGATGTTAAAAGAGATCCACAGGGACGTATAATTGTTGATGCACTTACAGGCTATCCGATTAAAGACCCTGCCCTCAAACACATGGGACATGGTAACCCGAATCACATCCTCGGTATTGTTAATACACTCAACTTTAAGGGTTTAAGCCTGAATATTGTGGCTGATTACAGAGGCGGAAACGTTATTGAGAATGCAGTTGGTAATGCACTCGATTTTACCGGTACATCATGGCACTCAGCCCAGAACGGTCGTCAGAATTTTGTTATTCCCAATTCAGTAATAAATACAGGTACAGCTGCTGCTCCGGTATATGTTGAGAATACAAATGTTATTACACGTAATGCATCACGTGCATTATGGGTATCGTCTGACTATCATAACGTACAGAGCACATACTTAACAAGTGCTGCATTCTGGAAATTAAGGGAAGTAGCTCTTTCATATGATGTTCCTGTAAAAAATATTCTTGGTGGCGTCATTCAGGCAGCCCAAGTGGGAATTGTTGGAAGAAACCTGATTATGCTTCGTCCCAGATCTAATATGTGGACAGATCCTGAGTTCAATTCAAGGGCTGGTAACAGTAACGCGGTTGGTTATACCACAGAAGATCAGACGCCTCCTACAAGAATTTACGGGTTTAGTGTTAAACTTACTTTCTAA
- a CDS encoding DUF1735 domain-containing protein has protein sequence MRNKIFMITSFLAAVLVLSSCLKDDIGEDWTSDLKGKMYAEVWNAGFQAFALQPVAAPTTFKFLVNVASDEPPTQDITLTIAVNPDALARYNAAKGTAYKLYPYIEVLNPTVTIEAGTRNAYVHVKVWNADLLDACDNFMAPISITDASGGVIPADALNQGSRLMALPINNPYAATYSTVGYRIRPGNPTEFLAAGTEQIFSTVDCKTVTKVGFGNYSPYGIKIEVTANTMVVGGTTCFKVIATPFDIATGAVVGGMWDTWTGDATALPAPPANGTDINYYNPVTKKFVLNCYYESSAGNRIMYEIHTRK, from the coding sequence ATGAGAAACAAAATATTCATGATAACATCCTTTCTGGCTGCAGTTCTTGTTTTAAGTTCCTGCCTGAAAGATGATATTGGTGAGGACTGGACATCAGACCTTAAAGGAAAGATGTACGCTGAGGTATGGAATGCAGGCTTTCAGGCCTTTGCATTGCAGCCTGTTGCAGCTCCTACTACCTTCAAATTCCTCGTGAACGTTGCATCTGATGAGCCGCCAACACAGGATATTACTCTTACAATTGCAGTTAATCCTGATGCTCTTGCAAGGTATAATGCAGCAAAAGGTACCGCATATAAATTATATCCATATATCGAGGTACTAAATCCAACTGTTACAATTGAAGCAGGCACTAGAAATGCATATGTTCATGTAAAGGTATGGAATGCCGATTTATTGGATGCATGTGATAACTTCATGGCTCCAATCTCAATTACAGATGCAAGCGGAGGTGTAATTCCGGCAGATGCACTTAACCAGGGATCAAGGCTAATGGCTTTACCAATTAACAACCCATATGCAGCTACATACTCTACCGTAGGATATCGTATAAGACCTGGTAATCCAACCGAATTTCTTGCGGCAGGTACTGAGCAGATATTCTCAACTGTTGATTGCAAAACAGTTACTAAAGTTGGTTTTGGTAACTATTCTCCTTACGGAATTAAAATAGAGGTAACTGCAAATACCATGGTTGTTGGTGGAACCACCTGCTTCAAGGTAATTGCAACACCTTTCGACATAGCTACCGGAGCAGTTGTAGGTGGAATGTGGGATACATGGACCGGTGATGCAACTGCTTTACCTGCTCCTCCAGCCAATGGCACAGACATTAATTATTACAATCCAGTAACAAAGAAATTTGTTTTGAATTGCTATTATGAAAGTTCTGCCGGTAATCGTATAATGTATGAAATACATACAAGGAAATAA